A window from Heliangelus exortis chromosome 17, bHelExo1.hap1, whole genome shotgun sequence encodes these proteins:
- the RHBDL1 gene encoding rhomboid-related protein 1 — MDRSSLLQLIQEQLDPENTGFIEVETFASLVHSHELPLDPAKLDMLVALAQGNDEGQVCYQELVDLISSKRSSSFKRAIANGQRALPRDVLLDQTGLGFYKRFVRYVAYEILPCEMDRRWYFYQHRACPPPVFMAAVTLTQIIVFLCYGARLNKWVLQTYHPEYMKSPLVYHPGHRARAWRFLTYMFMHVGLEQLGFNALLQLMIGVPLEMVHGILRISFLYLAGVLAGSLTVSITDMRAPLVGGSGGVYALCSAHLANVVMNWAGMRCPYKLLRMVLALVCMSSEVGRAVWLRFSPPLPASGPQPSFMAHLAGAIVGVSMGLTILRSYEESLRQQCGWWLLLLSYGTFLLFAVFWNIFAYDLLGAQIPPPP, encoded by the exons CTTGACCCTGAGAACACGGGCTTCATCGAGGTGGAGACCTTTGCCAGCCTGGTGCACAGCCATGAGCTGCCCCTGGACCCCGCCAAGCTGGACATGCTGGTGGCCCTGGCACAGGGCAATGACGAGGGGCAGGTCTGCTACCAAGAGCTGGTGGACCTG ATCAGCAGCAAGCGCTCGAGCAGCTTCAAGCGTGCCATCGCCAATGGGCAGCGTGCCCTGCCCAGAGATGTCCTGCTGGACCAGACTGGGCTCGGCTTCTACAAACGCTTCGTCCGCTACGTGGCCTACGAGATCCTGCCCTGCGAGATGGACCGGCGTTGGTACTTCTACCAGCACCGAGCCTGCCCACCCCCCGTCTTCATGGCGGCCGTCACCCTCACCCAG ATCATCGTGTTCCTCTGCTACGGGGCACGGCTGAACAAGTGGGTGCTGCAGACCTACCACCCCGAGTACATGAAGAGCCCCCTGGTCTACCACCCTGGGCACCGGGCACGTGCTTGGCGTTTCCTCACCTATATGTTCATGCACGTGGG gctggagcagtTGGGGTTCAATGCCCTCCTACAGCTGATGATCGGGGTGCCCCTGGAGATGGTGCACGGCATTCTGCGCATCAGCTTCCTCTACCTGGCCGGAGTCCTGGCAG GCTCCCTCACTGTCTCCATCACTGATATGCGAGCCCCCCTGGTGGGGGGGTCCGGAGGGGTCTAtgccctctgctctgcacaccTTGCCAACGTCGTCATG AACTGGGCCGGCATGCGCTGTCCCTACAAGCTGCTGCGAATGGTGCTGGCGCTGGTGTGCA TGAGCTCAGAGGTGGGCCGAGCCGTTTGGCTCCGTTTCTCTCCCCCTTTGCCCGCTTCAGgcccccagcccagcttcatGGCCCACCTGGCGGGGGCCATCGTGGGGGTCAGCATGGGGCTGACCATCCTGCGCAGCTACGAGGAGAGCCTGCGGCAGCAGTGCgggtggtggctgctgctcctctcctacggcaccttcctcctcttcGCCGTCTTCTGGAACATCTTCGCCTACGACCTGCTGGGGGCACAGATCCCACCCCCACCGTAA